One genomic region from Parerythrobacter aestuarii encodes:
- a CDS encoding ExbD/TolR family protein, whose protein sequence is MPRSLSVPNKYRKPPLARTTGEMNMTPFIDVLLVLIVMLILSVPILQHNLEVPLPAAGPTNLPVQASNTVAIDRQDRLYWNGMPVDRDTLGAQLTATARHPDKPAVRFQPDAYASYDRSAKTIALIKDSGVTKFAFVGNEQHREFGRAD, encoded by the coding sequence ATGCCAAGATCGCTCAGTGTGCCGAACAAGTACCGCAAGCCACCGTTGGCGCGCACGACAGGCGAAATGAACATGACCCCGTTCATCGACGTCCTGCTCGTGCTGATCGTGATGCTGATTCTTTCCGTTCCGATCCTGCAGCACAATCTCGAGGTGCCGCTACCCGCAGCTGGGCCGACAAACCTGCCGGTGCAGGCCAGCAATACCGTGGCCATTGACCGCCAGGACAGGCTCTACTGGAACGGAATGCCGGTGGATCGGGACACGCTGGGCGCGCAACTGACCGCGACCGCCCGCCACCCTGACAAACCGGCGGTCAGGTTCCAGCCCGATGCCTATGCCAGCTATGATCGCTCGGCCAAGACCATTGCCCTGATAAAGGACTCAGGCGTCACCAAGTTTGCCTTCGTCGGCAATGAACAGCACCGCGAGTTTGGGCGTGCCGATTAG
- a CDS encoding ligase-associated DNA damage response DEXH box helicase codes for MPAALPPEITDWFARRGWRVRRHQAEMLEAADSGKHALLVADTGAGKTLGGFLPTLADFCPSRLGVAKPPEGLHTLYVSPLKALAHDVQRNLVTPVEEMGLPIRIETRSGDTPSDRKKRQRSKPPHVLLTTPESLSLLLSYPDSFELFSSLKRIVIDEVHAFATGKRGDLLALSLARLQAIAPDLQRVALSATLANPEGFCEWLAPWGDIDSVVLVEGEQGAPAEVEILLPEEERVPWGGHAGTWAIPQLYELIRKNRTTLVFANTRFLAEFLFQKLWEANEDTLPIGIHHGSLSKEARRKVEGAMARGELRALVATASLDLGVDWGDIDCVVQMGAPKGSSRLLQRVGRANHRLDQPSRAVLVPGNRFEFLEAQAAKDAVDEGQRDGEDFRPGGLDVLAQHVMACACAAPFGEAELLAEVRASLAYAWLDETVWQRVLTFVATGGYALKAYDKFRRIVRDKDGTWRLAHPELAAKHRFNAGIIIDSEMLEVRFRNGRSLGKVEERFAASLRPGDTFAFAGQALEVEQLRDMEIVVRATAKSAMIPSYGGARMPLTTHLADRVRAMLVDRAGWARFPDDVREWLEVQDWRSRMPGPEKLLVESFPHAMKHYTVYYTFTGWNANQSLGMLITQRMEARGLMPGGFVANDYSLAVWGLKPVIDPGPLLSPDILAHEFIGWVQESYLLKRSFREVAVIGGLVERQHPGKRKSGRQVTFSTDLIYDVLRKYEPDHVLLEAAWADARERLTDIGRLQDLLERSVDNLEHVELERVSPLAVPVMVMIGRESLPQGAVDDELLLEAESLASAAMRVDRVAD; via the coding sequence ATGCCTGCCGCCCTCCCACCTGAAATCACCGACTGGTTCGCCAGGCGCGGCTGGCGGGTGCGGCGGCACCAGGCCGAAATGCTGGAGGCGGCCGATAGTGGGAAACATGCGCTGCTCGTAGCCGATACCGGGGCAGGCAAGACATTGGGCGGGTTCCTGCCGACCTTGGCGGACTTCTGCCCTTCGCGTCTGGGCGTGGCGAAGCCGCCGGAAGGCCTGCACACGCTCTACGTTTCGCCCTTGAAGGCATTGGCGCACGATGTGCAGCGCAATCTCGTCACCCCGGTCGAAGAGATGGGGTTGCCGATCCGGATCGAGACCCGCAGCGGCGATACGCCGTCCGATCGCAAGAAACGCCAGCGCTCCAAACCGCCGCATGTCCTGCTTACGACCCCGGAATCGCTCTCGCTGCTGCTCAGCTATCCCGACAGTTTCGAGCTCTTCTCCAGCCTCAAGCGGATCGTGATCGATGAAGTCCACGCCTTCGCCACCGGCAAGCGGGGTGACCTGCTGGCGCTGAGCCTGGCGCGGTTACAGGCCATTGCGCCCGATCTCCAGCGCGTGGCGCTTTCGGCGACGCTCGCCAATCCCGAAGGATTTTGCGAATGGCTCGCGCCATGGGGTGATATCGATTCGGTCGTGCTGGTCGAAGGCGAACAGGGCGCGCCAGCTGAAGTCGAGATCCTGCTGCCTGAGGAAGAGCGCGTGCCGTGGGGCGGACACGCGGGGACCTGGGCGATTCCACAGCTCTACGAATTGATCCGCAAGAACCGAACCACGTTGGTTTTCGCCAATACGCGTTTCCTCGCTGAATTCCTGTTCCAGAAGCTATGGGAGGCGAACGAGGATACGCTGCCGATCGGTATCCACCATGGCTCGCTCAGCAAGGAAGCGCGACGCAAGGTCGAAGGAGCAATGGCGCGTGGCGAGTTGCGTGCCTTGGTGGCGACGGCGAGCTTGGATCTCGGGGTCGATTGGGGCGATATCGATTGCGTGGTGCAGATGGGTGCCCCCAAGGGCTCTTCGCGCCTGCTGCAGCGGGTCGGGCGCGCCAACCACCGGCTCGACCAGCCCAGTCGTGCAGTGCTTGTTCCTGGCAATCGGTTCGAGTTCCTGGAGGCGCAGGCGGCCAAGGACGCTGTCGACGAGGGTCAGCGTGACGGCGAAGACTTCCGTCCCGGCGGGCTCGATGTTTTGGCGCAGCATGTCATGGCCTGCGCCTGCGCGGCACCCTTTGGCGAGGCTGAACTGCTGGCAGAGGTGCGTGCCAGCCTCGCCTATGCCTGGCTCGACGAGACGGTGTGGCAGCGCGTGCTGACCTTCGTCGCCACAGGCGGCTATGCGCTCAAGGCCTATGACAAGTTCCGCCGCATCGTGCGCGACAAGGACGGGACCTGGCGGCTGGCGCATCCCGAACTGGCAGCCAAGCACCGCTTCAATGCCGGGATCATCATCGATAGCGAGATGCTGGAGGTGCGCTTCCGCAACGGCCGCTCGCTGGGCAAGGTCGAGGAACGCTTCGCGGCCTCGTTGCGCCCGGGCGATACCTTTGCCTTCGCCGGGCAGGCGCTGGAGGTGGAGCAGCTGCGCGACATGGAGATCGTTGTCCGCGCCACCGCCAAATCGGCGATGATCCCGAGCTATGGCGGCGCGCGCATGCCGCTGACGACGCACCTGGCCGACCGCGTGCGCGCCATGCTGGTGGACCGCGCGGGCTGGGCGCGCTTTCCAGACGATGTGCGAGAATGGCTGGAAGTGCAGGACTGGCGCAGCCGGATGCCGGGGCCGGAGAAGCTCCTTGTTGAAAGCTTCCCGCACGCCATGAAGCACTACACGGTCTACTACACCTTCACAGGTTGGAACGCGAACCAGTCGTTGGGGATGCTGATCACCCAGCGGATGGAAGCGCGTGGCCTGATGCCGGGCGGTTTCGTCGCCAACGACTATTCCCTGGCGGTGTGGGGGCTGAAGCCGGTCATCGATCCGGGGCCTTTGCTCTCGCCCGATATCCTCGCCCATGAATTCATCGGATGGGTGCAGGAGAGTTACCTGCTCAAGCGGAGTTTCCGCGAAGTGGCGGTGATCGGGGGGCTGGTCGAGCGCCAGCATCCGGGGAAGCGCAAGAGTGGGCGGCAGGTCACTTTCTCGACCGACCTCATTTACGATGTGCTGCGCAAGTACGAACCTGATCACGTCTTGCTAGAGGCGGCCTGGGCCGATGCGCGCGAGCGGTTGACCGATATCGGACGGCTGCAGGACCTGCTCGAGCGTTCGGTCGACAATCTCGAGCATGTAGAACTGGAGCGGGTCAGCCCGCTCGCGGTGCCAGTGATGGTGATGATCGGCCGTGAAAGCCTGCCGCAGGGGGCGGTCGATGACGAGCTGCTGCTGGAGGCGGAGAGCCTGGCGAGCGCGGCCATGCGGGTGGATAGAGTCGCGGACTAG
- a CDS encoding arylamine N-acetyltransferase family protein codes for MTLQQAHRRAIAFENLDILLGRDIRIDSASVFAKLVTRRRGGYCFEQNRLYADMLGELGFACRPLLARVRLGLEAEATPPRSHVLLLVDLAEGSWIADVGFGGSYVPPLPLVDGTQQETDDCARHRLRRIDGGTVAGDWLLERSGDISATDGRARPDADWQAQYSFDLAEVAADDLLQANHWTATWHESRFVGTPRLSLALPKGFMALNGRSLSLVAEGQREARELSSDSEWREVVSDGFGLELLPDELARLPGD; via the coding sequence ATGACCCTGCAACAGGCACACCGTCGGGCGATTGCCTTTGAGAACCTCGACATCTTGCTCGGGCGCGACATTCGGATCGACAGCGCCAGCGTGTTCGCAAAGCTCGTGACACGTCGGCGGGGCGGTTACTGTTTCGAGCAGAACCGCCTCTATGCTGACATGCTGGGCGAGCTGGGTTTCGCCTGCCGCCCGCTGCTGGCGCGCGTCCGGTTGGGGCTCGAGGCAGAGGCAACGCCGCCGCGTAGCCATGTCTTGTTGCTGGTGGACTTGGCCGAGGGAAGCTGGATTGCCGATGTCGGGTTCGGCGGCAGCTATGTCCCGCCCTTGCCGCTGGTGGATGGAACGCAGCAGGAGACCGATGATTGCGCCCGCCACCGCCTGCGCCGGATCGATGGCGGGACTGTCGCAGGCGACTGGCTGCTCGAGCGGTCGGGCGATATCTCCGCCACCGATGGCCGTGCGCGGCCTGACGCGGATTGGCAGGCACAATATTCTTTCGATCTCGCGGAAGTGGCAGCGGATGATCTGCTGCAGGCCAACCACTGGACCGCAACGTGGCATGAGTCCCGCTTTGTCGGCACACCGCGGCTGAGCCTCGCGCTGCCCAAGGGGTTCATGGCGCTAAACGGGCGCAGCCTGTCGCTGGTCGCTGAAGGTCAGCGCGAAGCGCGCGAACTGTCGAGCGATTCCGAATGGCGCGAAGTGGTCTCGGATGGGTTCGGCCTTGAATTGTTGCCTGACGAACTGGCTCGGCTCCCTGGTGATTAG
- the pgmG gene encoding phosphoglucomutase/phosphomannomutase PgmG, giving the protein MTHVFDPTMLREYDIRGIIGETLSAEDARAIGRSFASMLRRAGGKTVAVGYDGRVSSPVLEHALVEGLSASGCDVVRIGLGPTPMLYYAEASSKQVDGGIQITGSHNPPNYNGFKMVFQGRPFFGSDIQDLGAVSAGGDWLDGAGKIVEKAIAEPYVERLLTALDDIDNDKLAQLRIGWDAGNGAAGPLLEALAARLPGEHHLLFTEVDGHFPNHHPDPTVEANLADLKALVAEKNLDFGVAFDGDGDRIGAIDGEGRVIWGDQLLMIYAEDLLGRLPNATIIADVKASRALFEHVEKHGGKPLMWKTGHSLIKSKMKETGSPLAGEMSGHVFFADTYYGFDDALYAALRLMAASARLGKSVTELRGAMPAMVNTPEMRFQVDESRKFAAIDEVKERLAHAGEGVEVNSTDGVRVTTEDGWWLLRASNTQDVLVARAEGDSEAAVERLMAQIDEQLALSGLERGEQAGH; this is encoded by the coding sequence ATGACTCATGTTTTCGATCCCACTATGCTGCGCGAGTACGATATTCGCGGCATTATCGGCGAGACGCTGTCGGCCGAAGATGCGCGTGCTATCGGGCGCAGCTTCGCCAGCATGCTGCGCAGGGCCGGGGGCAAGACCGTGGCGGTCGGATACGATGGCCGGGTCAGTTCACCCGTGCTCGAACATGCGCTGGTGGAAGGGCTTTCGGCGAGTGGCTGCGATGTCGTGCGGATCGGCCTCGGGCCAACGCCTATGCTGTATTATGCAGAGGCATCATCCAAACAGGTGGATGGCGGCATTCAGATAACAGGCAGCCACAATCCCCCCAATTACAACGGCTTCAAGATGGTATTCCAGGGAAGACCCTTCTTTGGATCCGACATCCAGGACCTTGGGGCGGTCTCGGCCGGGGGTGACTGGCTCGACGGTGCCGGAAAGATCGTCGAAAAGGCCATCGCCGAGCCCTATGTCGAACGCTTGCTCACCGCCCTCGACGATATCGACAATGACAAACTCGCGCAGCTCCGGATCGGCTGGGATGCCGGGAATGGCGCGGCGGGTCCGCTGCTCGAAGCTCTCGCGGCGCGGCTCCCCGGGGAGCATCACTTGCTGTTCACTGAGGTCGACGGTCATTTTCCCAATCATCATCCTGATCCCACGGTTGAAGCCAATCTGGCGGACCTGAAGGCGCTCGTCGCCGAGAAGAATCTCGACTTCGGAGTGGCTTTCGATGGCGATGGCGACCGGATTGGCGCGATCGACGGCGAAGGCCGGGTCATTTGGGGGGATCAGTTACTCATGATTTATGCCGAGGACCTCCTCGGAAGACTACCTAATGCGACGATTATCGCCGATGTGAAGGCCAGCCGCGCGCTGTTCGAACATGTCGAAAAGCACGGCGGCAAGCCGCTGATGTGGAAGACCGGCCACTCGCTGATTAAGTCCAAAATGAAGGAAACTGGCAGCCCGCTGGCCGGCGAAATGAGTGGTCACGTGTTCTTTGCCGACACTTACTACGGGTTCGACGATGCGCTCTACGCTGCGCTGCGGTTGATGGCGGCAAGCGCACGGCTGGGCAAATCGGTGACTGAATTGCGGGGCGCGATGCCGGCTATGGTCAACACGCCCGAGATGCGCTTCCAGGTCGATGAAAGCCGCAAGTTTGCGGCGATCGATGAGGTCAAGGAACGGCTGGCGCATGCGGGTGAAGGGGTAGAGGTCAACTCTACTGACGGCGTGCGCGTCACTACTGAAGACGGATGGTGGCTGCTGCGTGCTTCTAATACCCAGGATGTGCTGGTCGCCCGCGCTGAAGGCGACAGCGAGGCAGCCGTTGAACGGCTGATGGCACAGATCGACGAGCAACTGGCGTTGAGTGGCCTCGAACGCGGCGAGCAGGCCGGGCACTGA
- a CDS encoding J domain-containing protein — protein MIRLLIIAAVLSVLCRWAVGKWPWQYLSPARSTRSQAVFRARRLLAVRENANRTEIISAHKRLVAMVHPDRGGSNEQVHEANAARDLLLDELPDGGPPA, from the coding sequence ATCATCCGACTTCTGATAATCGCCGCCGTCCTGTCCGTGCTGTGTCGCTGGGCAGTTGGCAAATGGCCTTGGCAGTACCTCTCCCCCGCCAGGTCAACCCGCAGCCAGGCGGTGTTTCGAGCCCGCCGTTTGCTGGCGGTCCGCGAGAATGCCAACAGAACTGAAATAATTTCCGCGCACAAGCGGCTCGTCGCCATGGTCCACCCCGATCGCGGCGGCTCTAACGAGCAGGTACACGAGGCCAACGCTGCGCGCGACCTGCTGCTCGATGAATTGCCCGACGGAGGCCCCCCAGCATGA
- a CDS encoding division plane positioning ATPase MipZ, translated as MTAHRPHRIVFANEKGGTGKSTTAVHVAVALAYKGARVAAIDLDHRQRTMHRYFENRVETEQRRGIALPGAHCEVFSDTSEQRLEVLAEKLGREADFLIFDTPGRDDPLARHAATEADTLVTPLNDSFVDFDLIGQVDAETFKVRRLSFYAELIWEARIKRSKATVEQQRREMDWVVVRNRTGYTEARNMQRIERALTELSKRVGFRVTAGLSERVIYRELFPSGLTLLDKGHLGDLGTSHLVARQELRQLVMGLNLPIPSSAEAILEVA; from the coding sequence GTGACCGCACACCGTCCCCACCGCATCGTTTTCGCCAATGAGAAGGGTGGCACGGGCAAGTCGACCACGGCAGTGCATGTCGCGGTGGCGCTCGCCTACAAGGGCGCGCGAGTGGCGGCGATCGATCTGGACCATCGCCAGCGTACCATGCATCGCTATTTCGAGAACCGGGTCGAAACCGAACAGCGGCGCGGCATCGCGTTGCCCGGGGCACACTGTGAAGTGTTCAGCGACACCAGCGAGCAGCGACTGGAGGTTCTGGCAGAGAAACTCGGTCGCGAAGCAGACTTCCTGATCTTCGACACGCCCGGGCGCGACGACCCGCTCGCCCGCCATGCCGCGACTGAGGCCGATACGCTGGTTACGCCCCTAAATGACAGTTTTGTCGACTTCGACCTGATCGGGCAGGTCGATGCTGAAACCTTCAAGGTTCGCCGCCTGAGCTTCTATGCCGAGCTGATCTGGGAAGCGCGGATCAAGCGCAGCAAGGCGACGGTCGAGCAGCAGCGGCGCGAAATGGACTGGGTCGTGGTCCGCAACCGCACCGGTTATACCGAAGCGCGCAACATGCAGCGTATCGAGCGCGCGCTGACGGAGCTCAGCAAGCGTGTGGGTTTCCGGGTCACCGCCGGCCTTTCCGAACGCGTGATCTACCGCGAGCTGTTCCCCTCGGGCCTTACGCTCCTCGACAAGGGCCATTTGGGCGACCTGGGCACCAGCCACTTGGTCGCGCGGCAGGAGCTGCGCCAGCTGGTGATGGGGCTGAACCTGCCGATACCCTCTAGCGCCGAGGCGATCCTCGAAGTAGCCTGA
- the panC gene encoding pantoate--beta-alanine ligase — translation MQTVTELDMLRNVVAALRADRGTIALVPTMGALHEGHLTLMREATKHADHVVASIFVNPTQFGPNEDLDAYPRQLAKDSAMLEAEGVALLWAPTVDQMYPQGFATSISVTGVSDGFCGASRPGHFDGVATVVCKLFQQVLPDVAFFGEKDFQQLAVIRTMARDLDLIQPHVTAIHGVPTVREEDGLAMSSRNRYLSPEDRINAAVLPRAMKEAIGAIENGAEVAPTLASLEAALLQAGFSSVDYAALADVESLQRLDALSKRPTRLLVAARLGGTRLIDNMAVG, via the coding sequence GTGCAAACCGTCACCGAACTGGACATGTTGAGAAATGTCGTCGCCGCGCTACGCGCAGATCGCGGTACGATCGCGCTGGTGCCGACCATGGGCGCACTCCACGAAGGACACCTGACGCTGATGCGCGAAGCCACGAAGCACGCTGACCATGTCGTCGCGTCGATCTTCGTCAATCCGACCCAGTTCGGCCCCAACGAGGATCTCGATGCCTATCCGCGCCAGCTGGCCAAAGACAGCGCCATGCTGGAAGCAGAGGGGGTGGCGCTGTTGTGGGCGCCCACCGTCGACCAGATGTATCCGCAAGGCTTTGCGACCAGCATTTCCGTAACCGGCGTCAGTGATGGCTTCTGCGGCGCTTCGCGCCCGGGCCATTTCGATGGCGTGGCGACCGTTGTGTGCAAACTGTTCCAGCAGGTCCTGCCGGACGTGGCGTTCTTCGGCGAGAAGGACTTCCAGCAGCTAGCCGTCATTCGCACGATGGCGCGTGATCTCGACCTTATCCAGCCGCATGTGACCGCGATCCACGGCGTGCCGACAGTGCGCGAGGAGGACGGTCTCGCGATGTCGAGCCGCAACCGGTATCTGTCGCCCGAAGACCGCATCAACGCCGCTGTTCTGCCCAGGGCAATGAAAGAAGCCATCGGCGCGATCGAGAATGGGGCCGAAGTCGCACCGACACTCGCTTCGCTGGAAGCGGCGTTGCTCCAAGCCGGGTTTTCCAGCGTCGACTATGCAGCCCTCGCCGATGTCGAAAGCCTGCAAAGGCTTGATGCCCTGAGCAAGCGACCAACGCGCCTGCTCGTCGCCGCCCGCCTCGGCGGGACACGCCTGATTGACAATATGGCGGTTGGTTGA
- a CDS encoding helix-turn-helix transcriptional regulator: protein MAVTLLEAQDLVALLHRGTLGSNLWRDFLLALQRRTGADEVVLFLAESGATGGGVVQLGPMQEGSPTMADPDLAELATRGSPLRPKRVYAARELGDLLDVRQGQALARLGATYGLAHLRTVRVGEPGGAGLWLVIGRRGEDFGAADVALLGMLADHLEIALRTWSALEQERLRAGITGDAIKRLNFGWFLLDSGGTIIDHSAEAEALLHERRALLRSPAGKLVPELREAQGAMRRYLDQLSKGHPGSKAIHLSDEPWLDMLLTPRRGGRPGAAPMVTAYVHGEGPTGSERNAQLQDLFGLTAKEAQLALLISRGVKIAEAAGQLGLTVQSARLYSKRVYAKTGTRGQADLVRLVLASIVALS from the coding sequence ATGGCTGTTACGCTGCTCGAAGCACAAGACCTGGTTGCGTTGCTGCATCGCGGCACGCTTGGCAGTAATTTGTGGCGCGATTTCCTGCTCGCCCTGCAACGCCGGACCGGAGCTGACGAGGTGGTGCTTTTCCTGGCTGAAAGCGGAGCAACAGGCGGCGGAGTAGTGCAGCTGGGGCCGATGCAGGAAGGTAGCCCCACCATGGCCGACCCGGACCTTGCAGAGCTTGCCACGCGCGGCAGTCCGCTCCGGCCCAAGCGGGTCTATGCCGCCAGGGAACTCGGCGACCTGCTGGATGTGCGGCAGGGGCAAGCGCTGGCCCGGCTGGGTGCCACCTATGGTCTTGCGCACTTGCGCACGGTGCGGGTCGGTGAGCCGGGTGGTGCTGGGCTATGGTTGGTGATCGGGCGTCGGGGCGAGGATTTCGGCGCAGCGGACGTGGCGCTCCTTGGCATGTTGGCGGATCACCTGGAGATTGCGTTGCGAACCTGGAGCGCGCTCGAACAGGAGCGGCTCAGGGCTGGGATCACCGGAGATGCCATCAAGCGTCTCAACTTTGGTTGGTTCCTGCTCGATTCCGGTGGGACGATCATAGACCACAGCGCAGAGGCCGAGGCACTGCTGCATGAACGCCGCGCGCTGCTGCGCAGCCCGGCTGGCAAGCTCGTCCCCGAATTGCGCGAAGCCCAGGGTGCGATGCGGCGCTATCTCGACCAATTGTCGAAGGGACATCCTGGATCGAAGGCTATCCATCTCTCGGACGAGCCATGGCTCGACATGTTACTGACACCGCGCCGTGGTGGGCGACCGGGTGCGGCCCCGATGGTCACCGCCTATGTCCATGGCGAAGGCCCGACCGGAAGCGAACGCAACGCTCAGCTGCAGGACTTATTCGGCCTGACCGCCAAGGAGGCTCAACTGGCGCTGCTGATCAGCCGCGGTGTGAAGATCGCCGAAGCTGCCGGTCAGCTCGGCCTTACGGTTCAAAGCGCGCGACTCTATTCCAAGCGTGTCTACGCCAAGACCGGCACCCGCGGGCAGGCCGATCTGGTGCGTCTGGTCCTCGCCAGCATCGTGGCACTATCGTGA
- the cysD gene encoding sulfate adenylyltransferase subunit CysD: MAPEFANRRKGNSMRRLTHLERLEAESIHIMREVASEATKPVMLYSVGKDSAVMLHLAKKAFYPSPPPFPLLHVDTTWKFKDMYALREKSAKDAGMELLVWQNPEASEREINPFDHGPLHTDMWKTEGLKQALDHYGFDAAFGGARRDEEKSRAKERIFSFRTASHGWDPKNQRPELWNVYNARKAKGESIRVFPLSNWTELDIWQYIMAENIEIVPLYFSARRPTFEYEGGLFMADDIERLEKVMGKRPEITERSVRFRTLGCFPLTGAVESKAATLAEVVQEMLLTTTSERQGRVIDQDEGGAGMEKKKQEGYF; encoded by the coding sequence ATTGCGCCCGAATTCGCGAATCGTCGCAAAGGGAATTCGATGCGCCGCCTAACCCATCTCGAACGGCTTGAAGCCGAAAGCATCCACATCATGCGCGAAGTGGCGTCTGAGGCGACCAAGCCCGTCATGCTCTATTCGGTCGGCAAGGATTCGGCGGTGATGCTGCACCTGGCGAAAAAGGCGTTCTATCCTTCCCCGCCGCCTTTCCCACTGTTGCATGTCGATACGACGTGGAAATTCAAGGACATGTACGCCCTGCGCGAAAAGAGCGCCAAGGATGCCGGCATGGAACTGCTGGTGTGGCAAAACCCGGAAGCCAGCGAACGTGAGATCAATCCGTTCGACCACGGGCCGCTGCATACCGACATGTGGAAGACCGAAGGGTTGAAGCAGGCGCTCGACCACTACGGCTTCGATGCCGCCTTCGGCGGTGCCCGCCGCGACGAGGAAAAGAGCCGCGCCAAAGAGCGTATCTTCTCCTTCCGCACTGCCAGCCATGGCTGGGACCCAAAGAACCAGCGCCCCGAGCTATGGAACGTCTACAACGCCCGCAAGGCCAAGGGAGAGAGCATTCGCGTGTTCCCGCTCTCCAACTGGACCGAGCTTGATATCTGGCAGTACATCATGGCCGAGAACATCGAGATCGTGCCGCTCTATTTCTCCGCCAGGCGCCCTACTTTCGAATATGAAGGCGGCCTGTTCATGGCCGACGATATCGAGCGGCTGGAAAAGGTCATGGGCAAGCGGCCCGAGATCACCGAGCGTTCGGTGCGGTTCCGCACACTGGGTTGTTTCCCGCTGACCGGTGCAGTCGAGAGCAAAGCGGCGACGCTGGCCGAAGTCGTGCAGGAAATGCTGCTCACCACCACCAGCGAACGCCAGGGCCGCGTCATCGACCAGGATGAAGGCGGTGCCGGGATGGAGAAGAAAAAGCAGGAGGGGTACTTCTGA